From Flavobacterium arcticum, the proteins below share one genomic window:
- a CDS encoding tetratricopeptide repeat protein codes for MHKKSPQLILKFTIAFVLFISTLGTAFAQGNDFPETSDEYFAKAKLEGKKNNNFERATAYCEKALELAPLDMDIKEYLGKCYMEIGELEKARITLLEVLEKSPRRTDARHYLLNIETQTERYSSAVCYANELLEITPYSKTLWMRKVNLYNLMDNRVEANRETKRLYQIFPEDEEVRIMYNNVLKEDALKNNKEGDLTSAVQQYKEALKVTKNDPDLYLNLINLYLKLGNTTEALNTADMGLYYLPDNTDILNKKIGILQDQNRYQEAIGLVQKQLQKRQSTRYNDLLIYLTLEAARYNRNSDPYVLYGQLYERDRGNNEAHDYLLNTALSKGYYHDAQLILTQDLKSNPNSKELLSKQLFVYENLGDKSGERRTLEKLYSLYPGDYDITLKYNEMAYEDAKVAFADHDYNNALPVFIRLSNNPDYGKSAKSYMYSIYVAKKSYTLAMDLIESMIRNNPGEHQYVLKKIDLLTAMEDYANAYDLILEYKSRYPDVLQYSYMFKDFSIAYIKYLNEKEAYDTVGLVADALVDEDPNNMLAYNYAIGARISMGKYAEAMEMIKTARRNFPEDKGFRLKEAGVYSQMGDHDKAVAALRSLVEDYPYNPDIKGALIEEMFLQAKVFELDNEPFQAKAVYHEILLIKPNDVQAALKLANIYIDRQEYVEGMLIVDNCLDFNPNNTDLLYKKGVIYEHMSDYKRALYFQSKYVPPPHKYEEHLDHLEYLESKLLKNQVNISYLKATSDSILVTTSVASLEYLRFEGRNTYVARVNYAARPTGVGVQGEADWYHTFKDKSSFIANAGIANRFFPAMKLSFSYYEPFKKNWQGEVGARYNRLLDDRNFYTGIFGIARTFDKVWLNARVLFMSDTDDFYNSVFAQGRFYMNNDRDYAVAMASIGTAPEDQKLDFQVNTLTSYVNTMVGAGYFHHFSHRTTFGVMGNWYNYRVTSTSYINQYNLYLTIRTKF; via the coding sequence ATGCATAAAAAATCACCCCAACTGATATTAAAATTTACTATTGCCTTTGTGCTTTTTATAAGTACACTAGGTACTGCCTTTGCACAGGGGAATGATTTTCCTGAAACATCTGACGAGTATTTTGCAAAAGCTAAACTAGAAGGTAAAAAGAACAATAATTTTGAAAGAGCTACTGCATATTGTGAGAAAGCATTAGAACTTGCTCCCTTAGATATGGATATTAAGGAGTATTTAGGGAAATGTTATATGGAGATAGGAGAGCTAGAAAAAGCCCGTATAACATTGCTAGAAGTACTCGAAAAGAGCCCTCGACGTACAGATGCAAGACATTACTTATTGAATATAGAGACCCAAACCGAACGTTATTCTAGTGCGGTATGTTATGCTAATGAGTTGCTAGAAATAACACCTTATAGTAAAACGTTATGGATGCGTAAAGTTAACCTGTATAACCTTATGGATAACAGGGTAGAGGCAAATAGAGAAACCAAAAGATTATATCAGATATTTCCTGAAGATGAAGAAGTAAGGATAATGTACAACAATGTACTTAAAGAAGATGCTCTTAAAAATAATAAAGAAGGAGACCTTACTAGTGCTGTACAACAATATAAAGAAGCATTAAAAGTAACTAAAAATGACCCTGATTTATACTTAAATCTTATTAATTTATACTTGAAATTAGGTAATACCACAGAGGCACTTAATACTGCAGATATGGGGTTATACTATTTGCCTGATAATACAGATATACTCAATAAAAAAATAGGCATATTACAAGATCAAAACCGTTATCAAGAGGCGATAGGGTTAGTACAAAAGCAACTACAAAAAAGGCAATCTACCCGCTATAATGATTTATTAATATACCTTACTCTAGAAGCTGCACGATATAATAGAAACTCAGATCCTTATGTGCTGTATGGTCAGCTTTATGAGAGAGATAGAGGTAATAATGAAGCACATGATTATTTGCTAAATACAGCTTTAAGTAAAGGGTATTATCATGATGCACAATTAATATTGACGCAAGATTTAAAGTCAAATCCAAATTCTAAAGAATTATTATCCAAACAGTTGTTTGTATATGAAAATTTAGGTGATAAAAGTGGTGAAAGACGTACACTAGAAAAACTGTACAGTTTATACCCAGGAGATTATGATATTACATTAAAGTATAATGAAATGGCTTATGAAGATGCCAAGGTAGCATTTGCCGATCATGATTATAATAACGCGTTACCTGTGTTTATAAGACTTTCTAATAATCCTGATTATGGAAAATCGGCAAAAAGCTATATGTACTCTATTTATGTAGCTAAAAAGTCATATACCTTAGCTATGGATCTTATAGAGTCTATGATAAGAAATAACCCAGGAGAGCATCAATATGTTTTGAAAAAAATAGATCTTTTAACAGCAATGGAAGATTATGCTAATGCATATGATCTTATATTAGAATATAAGTCAAGGTATCCTGATGTATTGCAATATTCTTACATGTTTAAAGATTTTTCTATAGCATATATTAAATACCTTAATGAAAAGGAGGCTTATGATACTGTAGGGCTTGTTGCAGATGCACTTGTAGATGAAGACCCAAATAATATGCTAGCTTACAACTACGCTATTGGCGCGCGTATATCTATGGGGAAATATGCAGAAGCAATGGAAATGATTAAAACTGCACGAAGAAATTTTCCTGAAGATAAAGGGTTTCGTTTAAAAGAGGCTGGTGTTTATTCGCAAATGGGCGATCATGACAAAGCAGTAGCAGCATTACGCTCATTAGTAGAAGACTATCCGTATAACCCTGATATTAAAGGAGCACTCATAGAAGAAATGTTTTTACAAGCAAAAGTTTTTGAACTTGATAATGAACCTTTTCAAGCAAAAGCAGTTTATCATGAGATATTATTAATAAAGCCAAATGATGTGCAAGCGGCATTAAAGCTAGCTAATATATACATAGACAGACAAGAATATGTAGAAGGAATGTTAATAGTAGATAATTGCTTAGACTTTAACCCTAATAATACTGATTTGCTTTATAAAAAAGGTGTTATTTATGAACATATGAGCGATTATAAGCGTGCACTTTATTTTCAGAGTAAGTATGTACCGCCACCACATAAATATGAAGAACATTTGGATCATTTAGAGTATCTGGAATCTAAATTGCTTAAAAATCAAGTAAACATAAGTTACCTAAAAGCCACATCCGATTCTATATTGGTTACCACATCAGTAGCATCACTTGAGTACCTTCGTTTTGAAGGTAGAAACACTTATGTTGCTCGAGTAAATTATGCAGCAAGACCTACGGGTGTAGGTGTACAGGGTGAAGCTGACTGGTATCATACTTTTAAAGATAAATCTTCATTTATTGCTAATGCAGGTATTGCTAATAGGTTTTTTCCGGCAATGAAGCTTAGTTTTTCATATTATGAACCGTTTAAAAAGAACTGGCAAGGAGAGGTTGGTGCTCGATATAACCGACTACTTGATGACAGAAATTTTTATACAGGAATATTTGGTATAGCCCGTACTTTTGATAAAGTATGGCTTAATGCAAGAGTGTTATTTATGAGCGATACTGATGATTTTTATAATAGTGTATTTGCTCAAGGTAGATTTTACATGAATAATGATAGAGATTATGCTGTTGCAATGGCATCTATAGGTACGGCACCAGAAGATCAAAAACTTGATTTTCAGGTTAATACTCTTACGTCTTATGTAAATACAATGGTGGGAGCAGGTTATTTTCACCATTTTAGCCATCGTACTACCTTTGGGGTGATGGGTAACTGGTACAACTATCGTGTTACATCTACATCCTATATTAATCAATATAATTTGTACTTAACAATACGAACAAAATTTTAA
- a CDS encoding DUF4838 domain-containing protein, with the protein MMIILVSFGCDSNSQTFTVYEKDVVVPLVFVNDASLHPLAEDLCDFFEQAVGIRPIITSEVSSKDKVVIAIDILKKTDDNIDFTITHKKNTITIKARSIEALYNANRYFFANYVDVNQFSIKTIDAVDKIMIPNNMDYKHSNDFEYRESYFPDNFNKQYRRWNATHTLEEEWALWGHNINKVVRVTPAMLAEVDGEINEEQFCFSSPELETALRKFIKRQVRENHKQHKFMIMPNDNAIVCQCDKCIAQGNTKTNASPAVFTLLNKFAKDFPEQQFFSTAYITTQVPPDFKLEENAGIMISTMAFPKGVVIETSNKKDVVRNTFTKWKNVTNKIYLWDYAINFDNYYELYPTVSIAQQNLKFYKNLGVTGVFMQGSEDLYSVFTDLKCYLYAQLLQDVEVNVNKEIAFFFKNKYPAAVSSLLTDYYTSIERLSFQSKKAMDIYGGISAAKKKYLNDSEFNSFYDRLIKTTDTLSNTEVKTMQPLLLALTFQKLEILRTSPSIGDTGYATITTDNVAELKPEVEELLVRLKKLKDATGIDVYNESGFTLNNYIHYWDTYIVATTYKNMLFGKKVKVLSKLDEDYPDSTLLTDGAVGFNDYYNNWLLVTRDSLSIEIDAADVKGSNKVEMTFLNNARHKIYLPQRIEVVIDGKKYETEIKDTESAIYKVVIPITVNPEDTTILINVVKQSKYANKSIACDELYFK; encoded by the coding sequence ATGATGATTATACTAGTAAGTTTTGGTTGCGACAGTAACTCGCAAACTTTTACAGTATATGAAAAAGATGTAGTAGTACCACTTGTATTTGTGAACGATGCATCTTTACATCCACTTGCCGAAGATCTTTGCGATTTTTTTGAGCAGGCTGTGGGTATACGCCCTATTATTACAAGTGAAGTATCATCTAAAGACAAGGTTGTTATAGCGATAGATATATTAAAAAAAACAGATGATAATATTGATTTTACTATAACCCATAAAAAAAACACTATTACTATAAAGGCACGTAGCATAGAAGCATTATATAATGCTAATAGATACTTTTTTGCCAATTATGTCGATGTAAATCAATTTTCTATAAAAACTATAGATGCTGTTGATAAAATAATGATCCCGAATAATATGGATTATAAGCATAGTAACGATTTTGAATATCGTGAATCTTATTTTCCGGATAATTTTAATAAACAGTATCGTCGTTGGAATGCTACCCATACTCTTGAGGAAGAATGGGCATTGTGGGGACATAATATAAATAAAGTAGTACGAGTTACACCAGCAATGTTGGCTGAAGTTGATGGAGAGATAAATGAAGAACAATTTTGTTTTTCTAGCCCTGAACTTGAAACTGCTTTAAGAAAATTTATAAAGAGGCAAGTAAGAGAAAATCATAAACAACATAAGTTTATGATAATGCCTAATGATAATGCTATAGTATGCCAATGCGATAAATGTATAGCACAAGGAAATACTAAAACGAATGCCAGCCCCGCGGTATTCACATTACTTAATAAGTTCGCTAAAGATTTCCCTGAACAGCAATTTTTTAGTACGGCATATATAACAACCCAAGTACCGCCTGATTTTAAATTAGAAGAAAACGCAGGGATAATGATAAGTACTATGGCTTTCCCAAAAGGGGTTGTTATAGAAACCTCAAACAAAAAAGATGTTGTTAGGAATACTTTCACTAAATGGAAAAATGTTACTAACAAGATATATTTATGGGACTATGCTATTAATTTTGATAATTATTATGAGCTTTATCCAACGGTAAGCATAGCACAACAAAATTTAAAATTTTATAAAAACCTTGGTGTAACAGGTGTTTTTATGCAAGGCAGTGAAGATTTGTATAGTGTTTTTACTGACTTAAAATGTTACCTTTATGCTCAGTTATTACAAGATGTAGAAGTAAATGTTAATAAAGAAATAGCTTTTTTCTTTAAAAATAAATACCCCGCTGCTGTTAGTAGCTTGCTTACAGATTACTATACAAGTATAGAGAGATTATCGTTTCAATCAAAAAAAGCTATGGATATTTATGGGGGTATAAGTGCTGCCAAAAAGAAATATTTAAACGATTCAGAGTTCAACTCTTTTTATGATAGGTTAATTAAAACAACAGATACATTAAGCAATACAGAAGTAAAAACAATGCAACCGCTATTATTAGCGCTTACATTTCAAAAGCTTGAAATATTACGAACATCACCAAGTATAGGAGATACAGGATATGCTACTATAACAACAGATAATGTCGCAGAGCTGAAACCCGAAGTTGAAGAACTTTTGGTAAGACTAAAAAAATTGAAAGATGCTACTGGTATTGATGTGTATAATGAATCGGGTTTTACGCTAAATAATTACATACATTATTGGGATACATACATAGTTGCTACGACATATAAAAATATGCTTTTCGGAAAAAAGGTAAAGGTATTATCTAAGCTAGATGAAGATTATCCTGATAGTACTCTGCTTACAGATGGAGCTGTTGGCTTTAATGATTATTATAATAATTGGCTTTTGGTAACAAGAGATTCGTTATCTATAGAGATAGACGCAGCAGATGTAAAGGGCAGTAATAAAGTAGAGATGACTTTTTTGAACAATGCTAGACATAAAATCTACTTGCCTCAGCGTATAGAGGTAGTTATTGACGGTAAAAAATATGAAACTGAAATAAAAGATACAGAATCGGCTATATATAAAGTAGTTATTCCTATAACTGTAAATCCAGAGGATACAACAATACTGATTAATGTAGTTAAACAATCGAAATATGCTAATAAATCTATAGCATGTGATGAACTGTATTTTAAATAA
- a CDS encoding DUF1573 domain-containing protein: MKQFLSLIQYKHHIIAAFCCILGAVVLQGCKSDRENAFLELTTMEIEDPVRHYYPIIQGLEQNIIVKVTNTGDNALMLYKVLPSCGCTIATFTTHAIAPGSEGFIKLKYDSTKNIGHVGIYTTVLANTKEHSHTIYFDINVVPDALYTKDYEELYQMKREEEGTTQELVEGETNQRGYIIDSTEVQKYK; the protein is encoded by the coding sequence ATGAAGCAATTTTTAAGCCTTATACAATATAAACATCATATTATTGCAGCATTTTGCTGTATACTTGGTGCTGTGGTACTACAGGGGTGCAAAAGCGATAGGGAAAATGCTTTTCTCGAACTAACCACGATGGAAATAGAGGATCCAGTAAGACATTACTATCCTATTATACAGGGATTAGAACAAAATATTATAGTAAAAGTTACCAATACAGGCGATAATGCATTAATGTTATATAAAGTGTTACCCTCTTGTGGCTGCACCATTGCTACATTTACTACCCATGCTATTGCACCGGGTAGTGAAGGTTTTATAAAACTAAAATATGATAGCACTAAAAATATAGGTCACGTAGGTATCTACACTACTGTTTTAGCGAATACTAAAGAACACTCTCACACTATTTATTTTGACATTAATGTAGTTCCAGATGCTTTATATACAAAAGACTATGAAGAGCTGTATCAAATGAAGAGAGAAGAAGAAGGGACAACACAAGAACTTGTAGAAGGAGAAACAAATCAGCGTGGTTATATAATTGATTCTACTGAGGTACAGAAGTATAAATAA
- a CDS encoding MutS-related protein: MEFYTSRKVSYSAAFTSLKKQYNTISIVRLLIAIAIIVLGYYGLKQDNFNTYIVPILGCIIAFVYLMRVHGNVANKKLRAATLVAINEDEITHLQRKGNNFDNGAEYIDFKHPYTYDLDVFGQNSLFQSINRTETYKGKEKLAQMLLTTLPHDVILQNQEAVKELAGKPEWRQEVQALGRMKKDSETTYAKLITWTNDSSKGINKISYLFAIIAPLALIGCFITYMITGDSSLFNWSIYIFIFNLFMVAGKAKLFKNEISNTTETDEILHQYSLTIAQIEQAEFQSEKLKTLQQKLSSESKPAGQLIKKLATLFGQMDSISNVFASLLFNGLFQFHVHVFKGLQHWRKQHSSNIVVWLDIIADFEALNSLANLYYNNKDYTFPELNTNRNITFKGLAHPLLNPATRVGNDVTFSPQFTILTGSNMSGKSTFLRSLGVNMVLAGIGAPVCATAATVHPLPVLVSMRLSDSLSDSESYFFAEIKRLKQIMDALEKENSFVLLDEILRGTNSDDKRTGTIKVVKKMIARQAIGVIATHDVEVCNSTAEYPEQLINRCFEANIENNNLYFDYKLRDGICKNKSATFLMEKIGVI; the protein is encoded by the coding sequence ATGGAATTTTATACATCACGAAAAGTTAGCTACTCGGCTGCTTTTACATCACTTAAAAAACAATATAATACTATAAGTATAGTAAGATTATTAATAGCTATTGCTATTATTGTTTTAGGCTACTATGGCTTAAAGCAAGACAATTTTAATACTTATATAGTACCTATACTGGGCTGTATTATAGCGTTTGTTTATTTGATGAGGGTACACGGTAATGTAGCTAATAAAAAATTAAGAGCTGCTACACTTGTAGCCATCAATGAAGATGAAATTACTCATTTGCAACGCAAAGGTAATAACTTTGATAATGGTGCAGAGTATATCGATTTTAAACACCCTTATACATACGATTTAGATGTTTTTGGGCAGAACTCCCTCTTCCAATCTATAAACCGTACAGAGACCTACAAAGGGAAAGAAAAGCTGGCACAAATGTTACTTACTACTTTGCCACACGATGTTATTTTACAAAATCAGGAAGCAGTAAAGGAACTGGCAGGTAAACCCGAATGGCGACAAGAAGTACAGGCATTAGGGCGTATGAAAAAAGATAGTGAAACAACTTATGCCAAATTGATAACTTGGACTAATGATAGTAGTAAAGGTATCAATAAAATTAGTTACCTCTTTGCTATTATAGCCCCGTTAGCACTCATAGGGTGCTTTATAACTTATATGATAACGGGAGATAGTTCACTATTTAATTGGAGTATTTATATTTTTATATTCAACCTTTTTATGGTGGCAGGTAAAGCTAAACTATTTAAAAACGAGATAAGTAATACTACTGAAACTGACGAAATACTACACCAATACAGCCTAACTATAGCACAAATAGAGCAAGCCGAATTTCAGTCGGAGAAACTTAAAACTTTACAACAAAAATTATCTTCAGAGAGTAAGCCTGCGGGGCAGCTTATTAAAAAACTGGCAACACTTTTTGGGCAAATGGATAGCATTAGTAATGTATTTGCATCGCTGCTTTTCAATGGTCTTTTTCAATTTCATGTTCATGTTTTTAAAGGTTTACAACATTGGAGAAAACAACACTCATCTAATATTGTAGTATGGCTCGATATTATAGCTGATTTTGAAGCATTAAATAGCCTTGCTAACCTGTATTATAATAATAAAGACTATACATTCCCTGAACTTAACACTAACCGAAACATTACGTTTAAAGGACTAGCACACCCATTATTAAACCCTGCTACACGAGTAGGTAATGATGTCACTTTCAGTCCGCAGTTTACTATACTTACAGGCTCTAATATGTCGGGTAAGAGTACTTTTCTGCGTAGTTTGGGTGTCAATATGGTATTGGCGGGTATTGGTGCTCCTGTATGTGCTACAGCGGCTACAGTACATCCGTTGCCTGTTTTGGTTTCTATGCGACTGTCCGATTCACTGTCCGATAGTGAGTCCTATTTCTTTGCCGAGATTAAACGACTGAAACAAATAATGGACGCACTAGAAAAAGAAAATTCATTTGTATTACTCGATGAAATACTACGCGGAACAAATTCTGACGACAAACGTACAGGAACTATTAAAGTGGTCAAAAAAATGATAGCACGGCAAGCAATAGGAGTAATAGCAACTCATGATGTAGAGGTCTGTAATAGTACAGCCGAATACCCTGAACAGCTCATTAACCGATGTTTTGAAGCGAACATAGAAAATAATAACCTCTATTTTGATTATAAACTACGCGATGGTATTTGTAAAAATAAAAGTGCCACTTTCTTAATGGAGAAAATAGGAGTGATATAA
- the dnaN gene encoding DNA polymerase III subunit beta, which yields MKFIVSSSYLLKQLQVLGSVINSSNTLPILDNFLFELDNNQLTVSASDLETTMSATLEIDSESQGSVAVPAKLLLETLKTFPEQPLTFTVEDNNTIEISSNSGKYALAYADGEEFPKAVSLEDPSATLVPAEVLATAVSKTIFAAGNDDLRPVMSGVFFQFSPEGLIFVATDAHKLVKYARTDVTASQVADFIMPKKPLNILKGILTTSDAEVKIEYNDSNATFSFDNYVLTCRLIDGKYPNYEAVIPKENPNKLLINRTQILSSVRRVAIFSNKTTHQIRLKIAGTELNISAEDIDYSNKAEERLTCDYQGDDMQIGFNSRFLTEMLNNLHSDEIMLEMSLPNRAGILTPIDGLDEGETVTMLVMPVMLNG from the coding sequence ATGAAATTTATAGTATCCAGTTCTTATTTACTAAAGCAATTACAAGTATTAGGAAGTGTTATCAATAGTAGTAACACGCTTCCTATTTTAGATAATTTCCTTTTTGAATTAGATAATAATCAGCTTACCGTTTCGGCATCTGACCTAGAAACAACTATGTCGGCTACATTAGAAATTGATTCAGAAAGTCAAGGAAGTGTTGCTGTACCTGCTAAACTGTTACTAGAAACATTAAAAACGTTCCCAGAACAACCACTTACTTTTACAGTAGAAGATAATAACACTATCGAGATAAGTTCAAATTCGGGTAAATACGCTTTAGCGTATGCTGATGGCGAAGAGTTCCCTAAAGCGGTTTCGCTTGAAGATCCTTCGGCTACTTTAGTACCTGCAGAGGTATTAGCAACTGCGGTGAGTAAAACAATATTTGCTGCTGGTAACGACGACCTTCGTCCAGTGATGTCAGGTGTATTCTTCCAGTTCTCACCAGAGGGGCTTATTTTTGTAGCTACCGATGCACACAAACTGGTAAAATATGCACGTACTGACGTAACTGCATCGCAAGTGGCAGATTTTATTATGCCAAAGAAACCACTTAATATCCTGAAAGGTATTCTTACTACATCGGATGCGGAAGTGAAAATTGAATATAACGATTCTAACGCTACTTTTTCTTTTGATAATTATGTGCTAACCTGTCGTCTTATTGATGGTAAATACCCTAATTACGAAGCGGTTATACCAAAAGAAAACCCAAACAAGTTATTAATAAACCGTACTCAAATTTTAAGCTCTGTACGTCGTGTGGCTATATTCTCGAATAAAACAACACACCAAATACGCCTGAAAATTGCAGGTACTGAGTTAAATATATCTGCTGAGGATATTGACTACTCAAACAAAGCGGAAGAGCGTTTAACGTGCGACTATCAAGGTGATGATATGCAAATAGGTTTCAACTCACGTTTCCTTACCGAAATGCTGAATAACCTGCACAGCGACGAGATTATGCTAGAAATGTCATTACCAAACCGTGCTGGTATCCTTACCCCTATTGACGGACTGGATGAAGGCGAAACAGTTACTATGCTGGTTATGCCAGTGATGCTTAACGGTTAA
- the gldG gene encoding gliding motility-associated ABC transporter substrate-binding protein GldG, whose product MKTVKKKSIKQLAITAIVLLVLNFSGSYIFERFDLTHDKRYTLSPTTLSLIESVEEPLYIDVFLEGEFPSEFKRLQDETRQLLDEFHAYNPNIIFQFVNPLEDENSNEQVIQEFYQNGLTPVSVTVDDKSKQTQEMVFPWAVASYADKGAKIQLLKNQMGATTAEKVVSSVQHLEYVFADALNKVTKAKEKKIAIIKGNGEMPDLLMADFLQQLGESYHIGRFTLDSVAVNPQKTMANLKAYDLAIIAKPTERFTEEEKEVLDQYIVNGGKTLWMVDAVQIDMDSLHNETAATLAFPRDLNLDDMFFKYGFRLKPDIIKDEQATPIQLATGAEGSGTQYQQYLWRYSPFVYPDPTVYKGADHPIVKNLGGIKFEFANPIDTIKNGINKKVLLATSQYSKPIGTPIEVQLSMVAEQTSPQDYEGFGFIPVSVLLEGKFHSMYENRIVPFKDDTYKTTGNEGKMIIISDGDIVKNQLDKNYQPLELGYDKWTKNRYDNKEFLMNCVNYLLDDNGLINIRSKDVTLPMLDKEKVYKNYTTAQFITVGLPILILAIFGLLFTYLRKRKYAK is encoded by the coding sequence ATGAAAACAGTAAAGAAAAAAAGCATTAAGCAACTCGCTATTACAGCAATTGTATTACTAGTACTCAACTTTTCAGGCAGTTATATTTTTGAACGATTTGACCTTACGCACGATAAACGATACACCCTATCGCCTACTACACTATCACTGATAGAAAGTGTAGAAGAACCATTGTACATTGATGTTTTTCTTGAAGGAGAATTCCCTAGCGAGTTTAAACGACTGCAAGATGAAACAAGGCAATTACTCGATGAATTTCATGCCTATAATCCTAATATTATTTTTCAGTTTGTAAACCCTCTGGAAGATGAGAATAGTAATGAACAAGTTATACAAGAATTTTATCAAAACGGACTTACACCTGTAAGTGTAACGGTTGATGATAAAAGCAAACAAACCCAAGAAATGGTTTTCCCTTGGGCAGTGGCGTCTTATGCTGATAAAGGAGCAAAAATTCAACTATTAAAAAACCAAATGGGGGCTACTACTGCCGAAAAAGTAGTAAGCTCGGTACAACATTTAGAATATGTCTTTGCCGATGCGCTAAACAAAGTAACCAAGGCTAAAGAAAAGAAAATTGCTATTATAAAAGGTAACGGTGAGATGCCCGACCTGCTTATGGCTGACTTTTTACAACAATTAGGCGAAAGTTATCATATTGGACGGTTCACACTTGATTCAGTTGCGGTTAACCCTCAAAAAACAATGGCTAACCTAAAAGCGTATGACCTTGCGATTATTGCCAAGCCTACAGAACGATTTACTGAAGAGGAAAAAGAAGTACTAGATCAATACATTGTAAATGGTGGTAAAACACTCTGGATGGTAGATGCTGTGCAAATAGACATGGATAGCCTGCATAACGAAACAGCAGCTACATTGGCATTTCCGCGTGACCTGAACCTTGACGATATGTTCTTTAAATATGGTTTCCGTCTTAAACCTGATATTATTAAAGACGAACAAGCAACACCCATACAACTTGCTACAGGTGCAGAGGGGAGCGGTACTCAGTATCAGCAATACTTATGGCGCTACTCTCCTTTTGTATATCCTGATCCTACGGTTTACAAAGGAGCTGACCACCCGATTGTAAAAAACCTTGGCGGTATTAAATTTGAGTTTGCGAACCCGATAGATACCATCAAAAATGGCATCAATAAAAAGGTATTACTTGCTACATCACAATATTCTAAACCCATTGGTACCCCTATAGAAGTACAATTAAGTATGGTTGCCGAACAAACTTCGCCACAAGACTATGAAGGCTTTGGTTTTATTCCTGTATCGGTATTACTCGAAGGTAAGTTTCACTCGATGTACGAAAACAGAATAGTACCGTTTAAAGACGATACTTATAAAACTACAGGAAACGAGGGAAAAATGATTATAATATCAGACGGAGATATTGTAAAAAACCAACTTGATAAAAACTATCAACCCTTAGAGCTTGGCTATGATAAGTGGACAAAAAACAGGTATGACAACAAAGAATTTTTAATGAACTGTGTCAATTATCTGCTCGATGACAACGGACTTATTAACATCCGTAGTAAAGATGTGACGCTACCAATGCTCGATAAAGAAAAAGTATATAAAAACTACACTACCGCGCAGTTTATAACTGTCGGGTTACCAATACTTATTTTAGCGATTTTCGGGTTATTGTTTACCTACCTAAGAAAAAGAAAGTACGCTAAGTAA
- the gldF gene encoding gliding motility-associated ABC transporter permease subunit GldF has translation MKALLIREIKSFFGSPIGYLVIAVFLLLNGLFLWVFDGEFNILNSGFADLSPFFTLAPWILIFLIPAVTMRSFSDEKKQGTIELLFTKPLSTWEIVNGKFFGAFILIVLAIIPTIVYVFVLSDLGSPQGNIDMGSTLGSYFGLLFLIAGYTAIGIFASTLSDNQIVAFIVAVLLCFLFYFGFEGISEYAGSSSSFVSSLGMDSHFKSMSRGVLDTRDIIYFSSITILFLSFTVFKLKSLKW, from the coding sequence ATGAAAGCCTTATTAATAAGAGAAATAAAATCATTTTTTGGTTCGCCTATAGGCTACCTCGTTATAGCAGTATTCCTATTGCTTAACGGGTTATTCCTTTGGGTATTTGATGGCGAATTCAATATACTAAACAGTGGCTTTGCCGACCTTAGCCCTTTCTTTACGCTTGCACCTTGGATATTGATATTTCTTATCCCCGCTGTAACCATGCGTAGCTTCTCTGATGAGAAAAAGCAGGGTACTATCGAACTGTTGTTTACAAAACCCCTAAGTACTTGGGAAATAGTGAATGGTAAATTTTTTGGAGCATTTATACTTATCGTTCTAGCAATTATACCTACTATCGTTTATGTATTTGTCTTGTCTGATTTAGGCAGCCCACAAGGTAATATCGATATGGGCAGTACATTAGGTTCTTACTTTGGGTTATTGTTTCTTATAGCAGGTTATACTGCCATCGGTATTTTTGCCTCTACCCTTTCAGACAATCAAATTGTAGCTTTTATAGTCGCGGTATTGCTTTGTTTTTTGTTTTACTTCGGGTTCGAAGGTATAAGTGAGTATGCGGGCAGTTCTAGTAGTTTTGTATCATCATTGGGTATGGATTCTCACTTTAAAAGCATGAGTCGTGGAGTGCTCGATACGAGAGATATTATTTACTTCAGCTCTATTACTATATTATTTTTATCGTTCACTGTGTTCAAACTTAAATCGTTAAAATGGTAA